The sequence TGGAAATGTGCAGTTGTATGATACATAGATGGAAATGCCATTCTTGTTAAGATAAATGTCTTGATAATTACCAACATAGGGAGTACATGTAATTTAGTTGATCGAAGCCACTTGTAACTGGGGTATACTGTTATTTTCTAGCTTGTTTTACTATAGAAGTTTCTTTGATGAAAATATAAAAAATAGGAGCACAATGAGTGGACAGCAATGCTTCACTGAACATGGATAGTGTGATAGCGGATTGAACCCAACAATGACTAAATCAATATATTGCAGACTTCCCAATTTTACTTTTCATGTATGTGCATGGCAGCTTAGCTATAGTAATTAGAAAATGATGACAGTGTGCAACAAATATTATCCTTTAGTTTATTTTCTATTTAAGCATTTATATACCCAAATTAATCATATCTGATTTTGGTAATACGGAGCAGTAGTAAAATATAAAAAATGACACTACCAGCTAACATATGCAGTTCCTTTTTGCGAACACAAAGAAAAAATACATGTCAATTTTACGCGACATCATAGCGACACCATCACCAAATCAAGGACATCCAATCTGAAACAAACCAAACAAACTTCTCCTCAGGACGATAGATGGGGCAATTCATGTGAGATCACATGTAGATTGAACTTTCTATGCACTCGTGGGATCCGATTGTTATATGTCTCGATGTCCATCCGAACGTCCAGTTTAGGGAAGGAACATTCAGAGGAAAGCAGGAAGAGCAGTGTCCTTGGGGGTGTAGGAGAATAGAGAAAATGAATTAACACGAGCCAGACAACATATATTGCGTAGTTTAGGCTTTCCTTTCAAAGGCAATGTTTAGTACGATAATTGAAGGTGGGAGATTCGAAATGTAGACAAGAATAAAGATGAAGGGGATTTAATGGTGAGAAAATTTAGACACGCCTTAGTACCTTATTGTAGCTGAGGACTAACTCCATGAACATCTCCATTTGATCTTCTCGCATCTCCCCTGACAAAAGAATATTCAAAAAATATATATAGAAAAGATAATCAACATTTTTTGTCATACAACAGAAGAAGAATGGAGACGAACAGTCAAGTGATTAGCAGCGAAGGAGACTCTGAAAAAGGATCTACCGGCGATGTCGCCGCATCCTGGTCACTCAATCATTGGGATAAAAACCCCCTGACAGACCATTTTAATACCCAGAAACCGCACGAGCAGCAGCGACGAACTCACCCACTCGGCGAGGTTGTGGTTGTCTGTGGCCTCTTCCCGCCTGGCCTGCACGTGCACGTACGCCGCTCGTCAGCACCGTCGCAGCTCATGAGTTCATCCTCCGACATCTTCCCCTTCTGTGTTGTATTGCTGCCTTGCCCTGCGGTCACGGAAGAGTCAGAACAAAGCTCCGATGGTGACGCCCGTCAAGAGGAGCGGACGCTGGAGCAACGACACACAGGGGGTGAGGGGAATTGGTAACGGATCTATCGAGCCAGCACCACGACGCTATGGGAAAGTAAAGAAGGGGATGAACctccttagggcttgttcggttattcccaaaacacatggattggatgggattggaaaaaaatgAGAAGAGATTTGACTTATTtaggattcaaacccatccaatcccactcaatccacatggattgagagctaaccgaacaagcccttaggggtGGAGGGAGGGAAGGGGGATGAATCTCCAAGCGATGGCTATGGATGATGCTACCTCCGGCACGGGGGGCTCTTGACCAGGGATGGCGCCCCAGCGGAGGGGAGAATCTGGTGGTCATCTGAGCCAGCACCGCGACGCTACGGGCAACGACGTTTAGTCGGTGGGGGTGGCCGGGTGGATCTCTAGAAACTTCTCGGAGCGTCGTGAAATAGAGAGGCCGGTTAGCGCAGAGATTTAATGGAACCGTTGAGATGCAATCCAACGGCTGAAAACTTTATGTACGACGTGGACACCGTGAGAGCGCTGGTTTTGAATCGGCTTTCATATATAGGAAATTAGAAGGCATCACATAAATTTGGGCTGAACTTACAGGCTTAGCTCATTGAGCTACGAGACACGGGCTCATCATGGGCTAACATACCAGCCCGCACCTTACCCTTTCTTTATTCTCTTCACTCAAAAGCGGCTAGGCGACGGGGCTTGCCCTTTCCCCGCCCCAAGGGTACACGGTCGCCGCCACCTGCCCTAGGCCGCAGGAGGGAGCGTTCGCCGCCCCGCCCTCCGTCTCCCGTCGCCTCGCCCCGCGCTCCGTCTGCCgcccctctccggtgagctctCAGCCGCCCCCTGACCTTGGCCGCTTTCATTTGAGAGCTTTGCTCGCTGTGACCGTGGGGTAGGAGGAGGCACAAGGCCGTCTGCTTTTGTCGGCACGGACCGCTCCCTTCCACTGTCTCGATTGAAGCTTGATGCGTGACTACTAGCTCCTAGTCTGATTTTGCGTTTTGTTTGCCTGATTTTGGTTTACGGACTAGTTTATTGACTGCCAAGTCAGCTGCGGGTTTATCTACTTTTTATCTAGGAGAAATGTCTGAGCATCTCTTTGAGGACACCTTCGTCGTCACTAGACTCGACCCTGATGGCAAAAAGTTTGATAGAGGTAATTTCTCTCTTTCCGAACCATTAACAAAGGTAATTTCTGACTGAGCAGCCAGGATTTCTTCATTTTTAGTTCTGCACACTGTGTTCTAGCATGGAGTATGTAGCTGTGGTTAATAGTGTAATTACAACTGATGTTTTCTTAGTTTAGCTTCCTTGCTTGAATAGGTGAGAATACATTTCCCATGTTTTTGTAAGATTTCACTATCTTAGTGCTCATGGTTCTGTTAGAGGATGTTGCCAAAAAGGCTTCAGACACATTTGCGGCCCCATCTAAGCATATAGTCAGTTGCATTAAAAACGACGACATGGATCATTTACTCTGAATCTCTGATACATATAAACTGTTTTCCTGATATAAATTGATTTTCTAAAGCGTAGGCATATAGGTAATGGGATAATGGTTATAAATTACTTTTCTAAACCTGACTGAAACAGCGCCTTCATATTACTTTTATCCTGAAAATCTTTTGCTTATGCTATCTGAAATACTTTGTTCCTATAAGACTGTACTATTAGAATCTAAGGGTCACCCTGTATCGAAAAAATATGCATGAAATTATTGAAATTTAACTACCAACTGCTGCTTTTTTAGTTTATATAGCTACGGTCAATATTCTGTATTTAACTAACTATGCTCAATAGCCAGCCTTGTTCTGTTATGACCTCATGTTCTGTTATTCTCTTGCATGTGCACAGTTTCTCGTGTTGAAGCTCGCAGTGAGCAGTTAGATATGTATATGCAGCTAGATGTTGCCACAGATGTTTATCCTATGCATGCTGGCGAGAAATTTAACATGGTTATAGCGCCTACTCTGAATTTGGATGGCACCCCAGATACTGGCTACTATACTCAGGTGATTAACTTAGCTTTTTTTTTTTTGTGAAATTTGCATCGTGCAACTTGAATTTTAATGATATTGGCTAACACAATGCAACACCCAGGTCATACCGTGCCTTGGGTTCATATGATATCCTCAATGTGCTTTGGGTCTATATGTTGCAGTATTTCGTTTGATCTGATGAGGCGTGTAGATAAGGCACAATTAACATAAACCGTCTATTTTTCAGGCTGGCAGAAAAACTCTGGCAGACAATTATGAGTACGTCATGCAAGGGAAGCTTTACAAAATCTCAGAAGACACATCATCCAGCCAAAACGCTAAAGTGTATGGATTTCCACTTTTTCTTGAACAGAAAACTAGTGAACAGGGTAGCAATTTGCACCTTTTGATGCACCCGAACTTATTACATTAGCACGGGAGTGTTCAGTTGTGTACTAATATTTTTATCCTATTGGTGAGCTCTTCCGGTATATGGTAGCTCACAAATCCGCTATTGATTTCTGAACTAAGGGCTGGAGGATTTCCACATTGCTTGACCTTATCAAAGTGAACACGGCCACTATAAGCGTATAATGTTATTCATGGTACTAAAGAAATTGTagccatatatcttgaagaagccCACATGGCAATCTCGCTTGTGAGGGAATTTTATTCTGCAAAGTACTTTTGAACACTGAAAAGAGCTTGATTTGAATATCCCAATTAATAACGATTTTATCTGCATATTCTTTATATCTGATAATAGTATTACTTGCAAATAGATAACAGCAGGTGCTGTTTTTCTCACGCCgtgttttttttttctgttttccttCCAGGGAGATGTATGCATCGTTCGGCGGGCTTCTTATGCTGCTCAGGGGTGACCCTTCCACTGCCGCTAGCTTTGAGCTTGATCAGAGGCTCTTTCTGCTCATCCGCAAGGTGTAAAACTGTGGTTGCTGACCACTTAGGTGTTTGCCTTGCTCGCCACTTATTTAATTTCCATCCGTGGGTGAAGCTGTTATATACTGTTGTAAGTACTGTTTTCTGTATCGCCATGGATTTATGGTAACGAGTTCATGTTTCTTGCTAAAAAGATTGCTCCAGCAGATTCCCCTATCTTATTTGTAGAAACCTGGACGTTTGTTTTGAAAGTTTAGGACCTAGATGACATCCGCCCAGCGCTGCGATGCTGCTCACCGCGGCCGCCTCGTGGTTCGTGTCCGGGACGCTATCGCGTTGCTCGCGACCTGCTGCTCCCGTTCCACTCCACGGCAATCCTCTTCGTCGGCAACGTGGTACGCTCAGAATGGACGGTAGAGTGGGGTTTATTCACTCGGATATACTAGTTGTTCATCCAGAAAATCTTCAAACAAATTAAAGAATATGCACATGACATTAGAAGAAGGGCACATACTTTGCGTGGTCCAACCAATCTTATAACCATTTGCTCGTAAATGGCAGAGTGGAGATAGTGCACAATACCCAAGAAAATGTAGTGTATGGTTGATAACTGAGATTATTTCAGATAGCACATTATCCAAGACATGGAATACGAACTGTTTGGATGTCTAGTTGATAAATTTTATCTCGTCCTGAGAAACTGCAGGTAACCAACAATGCCTTAGAAAAGTCAGAGAATTGGGAGATTAACACCAAGAAAATGTTATTCCTGTAGCCCAACAAGGCCGAGAGATATTATATTGGTTTCTAGGGGGGTATACGGTACATATATTATCCAAGCATCCGATTGTCCGAAGAGGTTAATCATCCGTAGAATATTAGTATTTCGGATTCAGATAGTACATTTCGGATATCAGATACGATTATGAGATTTTGGATACCCGGAAACCTTCTCGGATACCTTAACGGACTTCAGATTCGGATATCCGGACATCTTTACAGATATCTTACCAGATTTCAGATTTCGGATATCCGGATAGTTACATGTGGAATCAcccagtatccaagtttcaacataataaaTACTACATTTTGTCATTTTCATATGGGGACTTGAGATTACATTCTTATAGAATGTTTGTTAGTCCCACTAATCTATTTGCAACTTTGATCGGCACTAGAATACTTTATAAATTTTTCATTTTAATAATTttctatataataataataatacataaatagTTCCAGAAACTCATGAAATTTGACAGAGGGGCGATATATGACCATATAACGTTCCTAAAAAAATGTTTGGACAATAAAATCCATAAAATGCCAACATTTCTTTTAATTCACTGGGCAATATATGACCATATAGCGTTCCAAAAAATGTTTGGACCATAAAGTCCATAAAATGACATCATTTCTTTTAATTCACTTTCACTTGATgcgtgagttacatgtgaaatcaacCTAAGTATCCAAATTTTAACATAATcagtacttcactttatcattttcacatgGAGACTTGAGGTTATTTTCTTATAGGACATTTATTACTTTTTGTAATTGGTTTGTATTTTTTGTCGACACTAGaatattttatggatttaatTGCATTTTGATGGTTTTAtgcagaaataaattaataaaataCAAATAGCCTAAAAAAATCATTAAATCTGACGTAGGGGCAACATATGTCCACATAGCATCCTAAAAATTGTTTGAACCATAAAATCACAAGACACCAACATTTATTTTATTTTCGACTTGTTGTGTGAGTTGCTTGTGAAATCACcataagtatccaagttttaaTATAAACAATACTTCACTTTTATCATTTTTGTGTGGGTACCTGAAGTTATGTTCTTGTAGAATGTTTATTAGCCttgataacttatttgcaatttacgGTCGTCActcgaatattttatgaatttaactgTATTTTAACATTTTTTAGAAAAATAATTTAATAATACACAAAATAACCTTAGAAATTCATGGAAATTTATGGAGATGCAGCATATGTCCATATGCAATCCTAAAAAAATGGACTCAAGGAGGGCTAGATGATTACAAGATCTATGATATGTGTGGAATGGTGTCTTACACGATATCCGACGAAAATATTTGTTATCGACGTTCTCCGTGTCCGACTAGTTTCGGATTCGACACATGACTCCATACTTGTATCCGAGAACATCTATATTTGTATTAGTATTCGAAACAATCCGTATTCGAATTCAAATCCGaataaaatatgaaaacaaatatgatttcAGTGATATCCGTCCGTATTCGATTCGATTACACCCCTAACACATGTTAAAACTTTACTCTTGTGTCTTGGTGACGTTGGAAGCTATCTATAGCCCATTATATGTCTGGTGTGAGTAAGAAAAGAGAGAGACGACGGGCCTTGGTTAGTGTGATGGAAAGAAAAAAATTGTATTTTATTGATATGGTATCAAGATGAGTATTGTTGTTGGAAATAATGGTAGGTAAATAGAATATGTATTGTTGGATGTGTAGGTAAAGCGTAAAATAGATGGCATTGTTGCAGTTAGCCTAAAAACACAAAGATGTCGTAACTTTTTTCAAACTAAATATTTGCAGTCGAAAAAGGTTTCTAATATAGATATAGGGATGGCAACAGATCGGATTTGAATTGGATATTGCAAATATCCGTCCGTAACTATATCCGCGATTGCTACCAATATCCGTCCGCGACCGTATCCACGGGTAGAAATTTATATCTATGCCCGTACCCATCGGATTTCGGACGAGTTTTGGATATCCGTCGGGTATGACATACATAATCATTTATTCAACAATTTAATAGCATAATTAGTAAAATTTCTTTCCAATTCACCATcatacataattaaaacttaataAAAGAATTATTATGGGTCTACGAGCCTCGGTTAGGAGCACCAGAGCTTGAAATGGCCAGCCGTCGGTGGTGCTACGGTCTATGAGACTTGGAAGGGGCCACGAGGCACAACACAGGAAGCCATCAATGCTATAAGGGGCAACCAACAGTGGGACATTGTGAGCGTTAGGCGTGTAGTTTATGGTGTTAGGATTTGTTCTTTGCTATGTAATATGGACTAGGCTAAAAAATACTCTATGGGTCGATTTCGGGTATCCAGCAGATAAACCGTTGGTAGAAGGTAATATCTTAATCCGTGCCCGCCCGACTTCGGATCGGATTCGGATCTGACCTACAAGTCAAAACATGTATCCATACCCGGCTCCGTCAAATCGGATATCCGATGGATATCCAAATCTACGGGTCAAATTGCCATCCTAGATCTAAAGAAACATTGAGACATCTGAATGATTtattttcatttataatttaattAGACTATATTATTACTTATTTTAAACTTAGTACAAACACATTACTTCATTCATATTAAAATATTAATCGTTTTGCCTTTGATTTTTATGTTTAAATAGATGACAATAaatttagacatatatataaAATAATTAAATCAATTATTGTATGAATTAACTAAAAAGATAAAACGAAATCTATTTTAGGACGAAGGAAGTAATATTTTTAATATAAAACTAGCTGAAGTTAAGAAAGTTTGGTATATTTCTTTTTGTTTTGGGGTTTTGGACGGAGGGTGACGAGAAGTTGGACGACATCCGCGGCTCTTGGCCTCGATCCACGCACCGTGCCGGCGCCGGAATACAACGACTTCACGTCTAGGCCTGGGCAAAAAGAAccggaaccgaggaaccgaactaACCAAACCGAAGGAACCATTATGAAATTCGGTTCtggttttttgagaaccgaaataaatGAGATATTTTCGGTTCTGCACTCCAAAGAACCGAAAGAACCAAAAAACCCAAAAGTATTAGATTCAATTTGTTACATGTGTTTGTAACTTTGGATGTTGTGTTATCGACTTATGTTGAACCTTTAATCATACATGTATTATCTATGAAATTATGGTCATTGTGCACTTGTCGTTGTTTGTGGGGAGATGTTGCTGAAATTTCTCACAAAAAGTTGTCGTTATTCAGAATTTTAGAGTGACTGTTACAGTTCGTttagaaccgaggaaccgaaccgaaaaaCCGAGAACCGAATTAGTCGGTTCTGGTTTCTATCTTGCTATTTCGGTTCTAGTTTTTTAAGAACCGAATTTCTACGAGAACGGAGGAATCGAACCGAACGAAGAACCGAATGCCCAGTCCTGAATCACGTCTTCACCCGTGCTCGTGCGCTGCGCCCATCCCTTCCGCCTCCACGCTCCCCACGTGCACCGTGCACAGCACCACACAGCCAGGTCcccatggcggcggcggcggcggttgcgTCTGCGACGACGGCGGAAGACGAAGCGCGCCTGCTGCGCCTGGAGGAGCAGGCggagcacggcggcggcggcgcctggGAATACCTCTGCCTCGCCCGCCGGCTCCGCGCCCGCCGCCCCGCTCACGTCCTCCGCGTCGGCCTCGCCCTCCTCAACAACGCCTCCGCGCGCTCCGGCCTTGCCTCAGAACGTAACACGCCTTGCCTTCTCTTCCTTCCCCTGCCCCCTCGCTGATCCGCCACCCCAATTGGTAGATCGTAGATGCACAGATCTCGCCCCCCGGCCTCCCATCCCCGCCGCCACGATCCATCCATCTCTCACGCGCGGTGGATTTGGATTGCCCTGCTCAGCCCTTCTCGATTTCGCCCCTCAGATGCTTAGATCACGTCACGTCTCTGCGGGATCTCTCGCAGCCACTGTGATTTTGCTAGTCGAAATTGCGAAAATATGGCCGCGAGCTTGCAGCTTCCGCCCGCTGTCTCCACCCTAGGTTTCGGTCGTAAACGTGTGCCTGCTTTCTTTCGGTGCAGAGTGGACGCTCTACGAGCAGGTGGCCACGGCGGCCATGGATTGCCAGCGTCTCGATGTGGCAAAGGCGAGGTTTCTTCTGTAACCTTGTGACAGACAATGCTGCCTGGTTCAAGTTCCTGTTTTCTGATGCGTGGCGGCATGGCTTCTGAATCTAGTGGTCTTTTGATGGTTTTGCAGGACTGTATTGGAGTCCTTTCAAAACAATTTCCTGGGAGCACACGGGTTGGTAAGTGCAATTACTGAACTCAACTTCCGTGAGACCGTTGTGGTTCCTAAACATACTGTTCTTCAGATTAAGGTGGAATTTGGTTTAGTATAGATAAATAGAGGTTGATCAAGAATTTAGCTGACTTGACATTAAACTTCTGAACATATCATCTAGCGTTGGCCATATTTTTGTAAAACATAGATATGTTGGTTAAATTTAGATCTGCGCTGTATTCATATCATATCATCATGACAGTTGTCTCATCCCCGAAAAATACACCTGGCAAGTACAATCGAAGGCATCAAACGAACTTTATAGGTCTGGATGTTGGTTTATTTGAAGCTAAAGAAGTATGCATATATTCTAGATTAATGTATCAAGTACCAACACAAAATTGTAACTAATAGTTCAGTAGAAATAACGGCAATTGGATAGTTGGAGATTCAGGGTGATGTGATTCATCTAAGAGCAAAATTTCTGAATCATCTAAGAGCAATATCTCTGCCGGGTTATGCTTCCATGCCAGTACTTTGGCCAGTTTTCACCTTTTTTATATATTCTAAACTAAACTCAGTGAAGGTGTAATTGTTATTTTTGAAGTTAAAGTGTTAAATAACTATACATGTACTATATCTATACATGTAATTGCGCGTCATTTCATTGAGAGAGAAGATAGTACAACACAGGGGTATGAAATCCATGTCTCACTAAAAACAGACCACACTACACACTCAAACCGACTAGGGTGGGGAGCACTCAGGGGCGAACCCATGTTGGTCCCGGTGAGGGCACAGGCCCCAGCTCAAAATCTGTTAACTGGAGTTAGTAGACAATTTTTCACCTGTAGTACCCCATCTCAAGCAAATTAGAGGCCCTCACTCATGTACATATTCAGCTAAACTTCACATATGGTTAGAAGGAAATAATTGGATTTTTGCCACTCACCATGTTGTCTCCTTGTTATTTACCACTGTGTCTATGAATTGTGGATCCAGCTGGGTCTATGAAATGTGGGTCTGATGGCAATTTTACAAACCTGTTTCTTGCTGATGGCAAATATCAGAATCTCTCGGCTAGAAGTGTGCCCCAGCTTAGTTTTTTTGTCTGGGTCCGCCCCTGGGAGCACTCAAGGTCCTGCCCCTACACGGTTCCTGAAGCCCTACAGCTCCAGCAGCGCACCCTAACATACACCCATTAGCTATGGGCAGTAGGATAGTCCCAAACGCTGGGCTGGCCACATTGAACACAATTGTTTTTATGCTTCCAGATTCCCCAGGCCACCAAAATGACCAGAAAGTTGAGCCTTTTCTCTTTTGGAGCTTCCTTTACTGTTTTAGACTACCAGGAGGATTAACTTGTGCTGGTACTCTGGGAAATTAAATAAACAAGCCACAACTGCTGGAACAATCTGAACCAGACAATGGAGGAAGTGCTGAATTGTTTCCTCCTAATCACAAAGAGGGCAGACAGCGGGATGAGGGAGCCCACACATTGTCAACTGGTCAGCTGTCCAACAATGGGTTTTAAGGGCCAACCAAATGAATAATCTGCATCTAAGAGGGGCCCAGCTGTTCTAAAACCTCTTCCATGGAGCATATTGAATAGCCCCTAGGAAGAACCCACTATAAGCCATTGCACGATGTTTTTTAAGACCTTATTTAAAAAAAATCCTACGTTCTGCGTTACTTAGCCTCAGAGGAAATCTTATAACAAAACTAAGTATATTTTTAAAGTACCCCACGTGAAGGAGTCAATACATATATAATCAGTTTATGCTAATTCATTGCATAAGGGGTCAAATAAATTACTGTTCCCTTCATTCCGAATTGTAACTTTATAAGTCATTTCGTTTTTCTAGATACATAGGTTTTGATGCACACTTAAATATATATTACATGTAGATACATAATAAAACTATATATATTAAAAAACTGGATGACTTAAATTTTAAAACGAGAAAGTATGTGGTATGGAGTCCAATTTCAAAGCTAATCATAACACAGAACATTTCTATGGTCCGACAGTATCTCCCACACATACCTATACATAAATATTAGTGATATGTGTCTTGGCACAATATAGAGTTTAATAGTAGTGATATGTGTCTTGGCACAATATAGAGTGTAATACCAATACGAATTCAAAAGCATGGTGATTACGCAAAACGCAACAAACGGTACATCCCGTTGCAACACACGGGCTTGTTTGCTAGTAGTAATGTATATTTAAGTGACCAGAATTCCAGAGGTCTGCAGAAGCGGCGTTTCAATTCCCAGTCTTCATCGGACCGCGCACCGGTTCACGCTCGCCTGGGGCCGCGCGTCCAACACTGCTCGGCGGCTGGCCGCGTTTTCCCTGCTGATACGGTTACTGCTCTGGTGACGCCTGCAATCCAGTCGGTCTCTTCCTTAATGGCAGTTGATGCCTCGCTTCCGACGCGGATTGACCCAGCTGATGATGCCTCGTTTCCGACGCTGAGTGCTCCAGTTGATGCGCCAGCTCTCCCTGTTACTTCGGTTGTAGGGCTGGCGGCGCCTGGACCTGCCTCGTTTCCTGCGATGGAGGGGCCAGCTAATGTGTCAATGCTATTGGATGCTTCGGGTGTTGTGCCAGCGGCGTCTGGCCCTGTTCTCGTTGCTGTTAATGCTGCGGATTATCCCCATGAAGACTGTTCGGAGTCCCAAGAATCTGCTTCTGCGCCTATTCAAGAGAAGTGCGGCCATTTATGCTCGGCGGCTGGCAGACCAGATATTGTCCCAATTGATGTTGGGGTTAATGCGTTGGTGGCACCTGCTAAATCCTCGGTTTCTTCCTTAATGACGGTGGATGACTCGTTTTCGAGGTTGGGGGGACCAGTTGATGCGCCAGCTCTCCCTGATGCTTCGGTTGTAGAGCTGGTGGCGCCTGGGACTACCTCGTTTCCTGCTGAGGGATTGTCAGCTGCTGTGCCAACACTCCCTGTGGCCTCGGGGGCAGGGTCGGATGTTGGTCTGGATTCTGCGGATTATTCACGTTTGGATTGTTCGGCCATGATGAATTGCTCCCGCATGGGGTCTGCTGCGCCATTGGTTCGGCCTGATATCCTTCCTGGACCCTCTTGCCCTCGATACTGCAAgcccattctggtttattctaggAGGGACCAGAGTCTGCAACATGATTTTGATTCATTGGCTGATAAGTCTGCCCCTACCAGTGGTAATGTCAATGTCTGTGATGTTGTTAATTCCATGTCTTCGGAACTGCATTCCCCTGGCACGCTCAGATCCTCTTTCAGTAACAAGGTCGTGAAGGCAGCTGCCCACATTTTACCTGCTCCTCTGGAAGTCAGACCTGGGAACCCAATTTCTCCAGCTGTGCCTCCACGTCGTAGTAGGCGCATTGCTGGGATTGGTGTTGAATTCCAGTCTGCCTTCAGTGATAGTCAATTCAAATTTAAGAAGAAAATAATGAGAGCGCTGCAGGTGATTGATGAAAACGAAGGCATCAGTCAGGAGGCCCTGGATAATTATTGTAGGCTTTTTGAGCAGCCCCTCCCTCCATCTCATGTCCAGGCCCTTGCTGCCCTTTTCGGATGGACACCCCCTGGATTGGCGGTGTGTTGAGCGGCTGTTCATGCCTCTATCCTGTTGGTCGGGTTCTTC is a genomic window of Zea mays cultivar B73 chromosome 5, Zm-B73-REFERENCE-NAM-5.0, whole genome shotgun sequence containing:
- the LOC100281008 gene encoding DNA-directed RNA polymerases II, IV and V subunit 8B; protein product: MSEHLFEDTFVVTRLDPDGKKFDRVSRVEARSEQLDMYMQLDVATDVYPMHAGEKFNMVIAPTLNLDGTPDTGYYTQAGRKTLADNYEYVMQGKLYKISEDTSSSQNAKVEMYASFGGLLMLLRGDPSTAASFELDQRLFLLIRKV